A single window of Candidatus Spechtbacteria bacterium DNA harbors:
- a CDS encoding cold shock domain-containing protein: MQGTIKTLNPRGFGFISREGEEKDLFFHSTALEGVTFDELKVGDAVTFEVNTSGEKGPAAEHVSRV; this comes from the coding sequence ATGCAAGGAACTATCAAAACTCTTAATCCTAGAGGATTTGGATTCATTTCTCGCGAAGGCGAAGAAAAGGACCTCTTCTTTCATTCTACGGCATTGGAAGGTGTTACGTTTGACGAATTAAAGGTTGGCGATGCCGTCACTTTTGAAGTCAACACATCGGGCGAGAAAGGCCCAGCCGCGGAACACGTATCTCGCGTCTAA